Below is a window of Methanocaldococcus jannaschii DSM 2661 DNA.
TTCTAAACTTTACTATTCTGAAGAAGAAGAAACACCAAAGGCATGGATATTTACAGACAAGGATAACAATCAGATAACTTTCTTTTTATGGGGAGCTGCTAAGCATTATAAGGAACTAAACCCACCAAACTTCAATACAGAAATTGTCCATATAGCCACTGGAGACCCAGAGTTCAACTTAAAATGTGCAAAAAAAGCTTATGGAAACAATTTGGTCTCTTTCGACCCCGGACAGGACTTACCTCAATACTCAAAAGAAATGTTGTTGGAAATTATTGAGCATACAAACTTTTTATTTATGAATAAACATGAATTTGAGAGAGCATCTAATTTATTAAATTTTGAAATTGATGATTATTTAGAGAGGGTTGATGCCCTTATAGTAACAAAAGGTTCTAAGGGTAGTGTAATATACACTAAAGATAAAAAAATAGAAATTCCTTGTATTAAAGCAGGGAAAGTTATAGACCCAACAGGTGCTGGAGACAGCTATAGAGCTGGATTTTTATCTGCCTATGTCAAAGGGTATGATTTAGAGAAATGTGGTTTAATTGGTGCTGCAACTGCCTCATTTGTTGTTGAGGCAAAGGGATGCCAAACTAATTTACCAACATGGGATAAGGTTGTTGAGAGATTAGAAAAACACCGAATATAAAATATAATTTTTTGAGGGATGTCTATGGATATAGTAGAAAGAATAAACAAATTAAAAGAAGAAAAAAATGCAGTAATATTGGCTCACAATTATCAACCAAAGGAGATACAGAAAATAGCTGATTTTCTTGGAGATTCATTAGAGTTGTGTATAAAGGCAAAAGAAACAGATGCTGACATAATAGTATTTTGTGGAGTAGATTTTATGGGAGAGTCAGCAAAAATTTTGAATCCAGAGAAAAAAGTTTTGATGCCAGAGATTGAAGGAACCCAATGCCCAATGGCTCACCAACTACCCCCAGAGATTATAAAGAAGTATAGAGAGCTTTATCCAGAGGCTCCATTGGTTGTTTATGTGAATACAACAGCAGAGACAAAAGCATTAGCTGATATTACATGCACATCAGCAAATGCAGATAGAGTAGTTAATTCCTTGGATGCTGATACAGTTTTATTTGGTCCGGATAACAACTTAGCTTATTATGTGCAAAAAAGAACTGATAAAAAAGTTATAGCTATTCCTGAAGGGGGAGGTTGTTATGTGCATAAAAAATTCACAATAGATGATTTAAAGAGAGTTAAAAGCAAATATCCAAATGCTAAAGTTTTAATTCATCCAGAATGTAGTCCAGAATTGCAAGATAATGCTGATTACATAGCAAGCACAAGTGGAATATTGAGGATTGTTTTAGAGTCAGATGATGAAGAGTTTATAATTGGCACTGAAGTTGGAATGATAAATAGATTGGAGATAGAGCTTGAAAAATTGGGTAAAAAGAAAACCTTAATTCCATTGAGGAAAGATGCTATTTGCCACGAGATGAAAAGAATAACATTGGAGAAGATAGAAAAATGTTTATTAGAGGAGAGATATGAAATTAAATTAGAGAAAGAGATTATTGAAAAAGCTCAAAAAGCTATTGAAAGAATGCTTAGAATTTAGTGTCTTTCAAAAAATAAAAATTTATTAATGAACTTTTGAACGCCTTCCAAAGGAAGACGTTCGTTAGTGCAAATGGTTATCCAAGAAGTTTTGAAAGACACTAATAAATAGTGATATTATGAGAGTAGAAGAAACAGAAGTTTTTAAAAAATATTTTAAAAATCTAACGGATAGAGAGAGGGCAGTGTTTGAAGGGGGGATTACCTTAGGAGCTTTATTTCACCAATTTGTAGGCACTCCAGTAAGTAAATACAATAAGGAATCTTTAGAAAGAGCTATAGAGGAAGCTATGAAAAATCAGCCATGTGTATATGATATAAAGGTAAAAATTAGAAATGTTGGGGAAAAATATGTCTCTTTAGATGGAAAGATGTTAGATGTCGATTTAAAAATTAAAATAAATAAAACAGTTGCTCATTTAAAACTTGAATATATCCCAGAAATTGACTATCCTCTAATGTATGTCAAAAAGTTTGAGGAATAAATATTTATTTTAAAGACTTAATAATTATCTTATATTAGATAAAGGATATTGAGGTGGAGTAAATGAAAAAACTTATTTTCGTAGTTTTGTTACTTGCAGTAATTAGCTATACTTACCCCTCAAATTTAGATTATAAATATACAAGCTCAATTCCAATAGAATTTGTTAAACTATCTGAAATTAAGAATGTTGATGAACTCAATAGATTGTTAAACTCCAATGCTTTAGTTATCTTCTGTCTTGATAGTAATAACATAAATAAAGATATCTTATACCATCTTGGAATAAAAAGATATAACCCATCAGAAATCCCTGATTATGGAAATTATTCTTATGTTAGTATAAACGGGGTTATTGTAGTTTATCCAAAGTATAGTGTTTATGAGGAAAATGGAGCTTTAATATATAACCCACCAAAGGAAGAAAACTATAGTAAATATGAGTTTGTAAGACCATATAAAATTAAGGTTCCAAATGTTTCAAAAATTCCTGACTATGGTGGATATGTATTAATAGAAAACTCAACCTTTATTCTCTATCCAAAAAAATACATCATTAGAGGAGATGAAGGGGGAATATACTATATTCCTCCAAAAAACAGTTCTGATAACTATTATTATAAATACTCTTACAACCTTCCAGAAAAATGCATCCCCGATTATTACGATTATGTGTTTATTGATAATAACGGCATTTTCATAATATATCCAAAAAAGTATGTTGTTAGGAGTAATGATGGGGTTTTAGTATTTAGCCCTCCAGTGGATGCTAAAGAAGCCCCAATTTATAAAATTGATTATAAGAAAATAGATGAGGGTGTCTATGAAATTAAAAAGAATAAGCTTCTCTTTCTGTATCCTACAACTCTAAACAACAAATCAACTCTTGATATTATTGGAGAATATATAGCCAAAAATGGAGGGGTTTTTGCATACATAAACAAAGTTCCACCGTATTATAAGCATATGCTTGCTACGGGGGTAGCTATAGATAAAGTAATTCCAGATGAAAGTGGAAGTTATGCTATAGATGTTGCAGGAAGGAAGATTAAAGTTGATGTGTTGGATGATGAGATAATAAACAATAAATTAAAATGTATAAAAGCATTAAAAGCTTTAGGAATAAATGTAAGTTACATAGTGACTGGTAGTGAAGGTATTGATATTGTTGAAAAATCTAATGTAGATACAGATGAACTTGAGGATTTATACAATTATTATTGGTTTAAAAAATGGTGGCAGAATTATACTCATCTCTACTTCAATCCTTCACAATTAAAAAATATTGAATTTAATGGTTTTGAAGACATATTGGCTTTAAGCTATTATCCTCTAATTTATGTGGATAAAGCACCAGAAACATTTAGAAATGACCCTATTGGCGGTTATTATCCAAAGGTTATAAGTTATAAAGGAACAAAAAATTATGGATATTGGGAAGAAGGGGCTAAAAGTGAAAATGTTTATTATCATTTAGATGAAGGCGAGCCATATTGGGATGGAAAAGCTAATGAGCCATCGAAATGGTATTATGAAGGGCAGCCAGTTTCAATGGAAAATGATAGTGAAATGTGGAATAGATATGAATATTTCAATCACTGGTTTGTTAAAAATTATGCTTATGCATTAGCAAATGGCTGTGATGGCTTATTCTTAGAAAGTTCAGACAAAAACTTAATAGATGCAATTTTTGGAAATGATAATGAAAACCTAAGTTGGAAATTAGATATAAAAAATAAAGTTGATTATGTGGTAATTCCAGGAAACAAAGGATTTGAAGTTATTAATGGAATCCCTGTCATCAGAATTCCATCTCCTTTAAAAGAAGTTTATGGAGCAAATGTTATTAATACTCTCTATATTCCACCAAAAGATGAAGACTTCGGAATCTATATTTCAGATATTAGAAACTATAATACAAACTTGGTTGTTGAATTAAAAGAGAATGGAACTGATATAGTGTCATTCAAAGACTTAGCTGATTGGCTTAATAAGTATTATAGAAACAATATCTTCTATAATGGAACTGCTATAAAGATATGGGACAACAGAGGGATAAAAATCACCATCTTTAAAAAGAACTTTGGTATGGGTAACTATACCTTTGAGGAGTTTGATAAAGAACATTGTAAATATGTGATAGTAAATCCACCTAAAATAATTCCACTTAAATAAAATTTTTGGTGATATTATGAAAATAGGATTTTACAATATTCAGGGAGGTACTGGAAAAACTACTGTTGCTGCAAATTTTGCATACATACTTAGTCAGTCAGTAAAAACAATATTGATTGATTGTGATATATATGGAGGAACGACTGCAGTGTTATTTGGTCTTGAAGATAAGGAACATAACCTAAATACTTACCTTGCAGGGGATTCTGCAATTGAGGATATAATATATCATTATGATGATTTGGCTATTATCCATACTGACGTCTCTTCTAAGGTTTTTGGATATAAATCTGACTTAAATAGATTTGAAACCTTAGTCAAAGAATTAGAAGAAGAATACGATGTCATAATTTATGATTTTCCACCAAACATTACTGAAGACAACCCATTGATAGGTTATGTTGGTGAGTTTGAACTCGTCAATAAGGTAGTTGTAGTTGGTGAGGATAGTATCCCATCAATTGTAAATTCCCTGAAAACTATAGAACTTATAACAGATTTGGGTATAGGACTTACAGGGATAATTGTGAATAAATATAGAGGGCTTACCGATATTAGTGAGATAATAGATGATGTTATTGGAGTTCTACCCTACGACCAAAATGTAGAAAGGCAGTGGGTAGAAAGCACACCAATAGTAAAAATTAAAACAAAATTCACAAAGGAGATGACTGCATTAGCTAATGAAATCGCGAGTATCTATTTAGAGAAGGATTTAGCATCATTAAGAGCCTTAAGATTAGCAAAAGCTATTTCAGAACTAACTGAAGTAGAAAAATCTGAAAAGGACTTTGAAGATTATTTAGAATAAGAAATATAATAAAAAGTAAGTATAATAAAAATAGGGATAGGATGCTAACAAAGAGAATTATTCCATGCTTAGATATTAAAGACGGAAGAGTTGTTAAAGGAACTAAGTTTTTGAATTTGAGGGATGCTGGAGACCCAGTTGAGTTAGCCCAATACTATGATGATGAAGGAGCTGATGAGCTTGTATTTTTAGATATAACCGCCTCAGCTGAAAAGAGGGACATAATTATTGATGTTGTAGAGAGAACAGCTGAAAAAGTATTTATCCCATTAACTGTTGGTGGAGGAATTAAGTCAATTGAAGATTTTAGGAGAATACTGAGAGCCGGGGCTGATAAAGTTTCGATAAACACTGCCGCAGTAAAAAATCCAAATTTAATTAAAGAGGCAAGTGAGATATTTGGCTCTCAATGTGTTGTTGTTGCAATTGATGCTAAAAGACACTATGTTAATGAAGATGAGATAGATAAGATAAATAAAAATGTCGTTAAAGTAGAGGATGGTTATTGCTGGTTTGAAGTTTATATATACGGAGGGAGAAAAGAAACAGGTATAGATGCCATAAACTGGGCTAAAAAAGTTGAAGAATTGGGAGCTGGAGAGATTTTATTGACAAGTATTGATAAAGATGGGACAAAAAGTGGCTATGATTTGATATTGACAAAGGAGATTTCTAAAAGTGTTAAACTCCCTGTTATTGCAAGTGGAGGTTGTGGAAAACCAGAACATGTTTATGAGGCATTTGTTTATGGAAAGGCAGATGCCGCATTAATGGCAGGGATATTGCACTATAGAGAATATACAATAGAAGAGATAAAAAAATACTGTGCTGATAGAGGAATACCTATGAGATTATTATAAACTTATAAACCTTTTTTATTTTTATTTTAGAGATTTTAAGACCTCATCTTTCAATATGTTTAGTATTTTCTTTCTATATTCAAGGAATTCTATACTTGTTCTATCTCTTGGTCTTTCCAAATCAATTTTTACAATCTCTTTTATTCTTCCAGGTCTTGCAGTTAAAACAACAACTCTATCTGAAAGATAAACTGCCTCATCAACGCTATGGGTGACGAAAAACACTGTTTTTTTCTCCTTTTGCCATATTTTTAATAATTCATTCTGTAAAATATTCCTTGTTTGGGCATCTAATGCAGCAAACGGCTCATCCATTAAAACAATCTCTGGGTCGTTTGCTAAAGTTCTTGCTATAGCCACCCTCTGTTGCATCCCTCCACTTAATTGATAAGGATAGGCATCTTCAAATCCTTCCAATCCAACCATTTTAATAAATTTTTTAGCAATCTCTATTCTTTCATTTTTTGGGATACCTTTTAACTCTAAGCCAAATGTAACATTTTTTAAAACAGTTCTCCATGGCATTAGCGTATATTGTTGAAATACAACTCCTCTATCAGCTCCAGGGCCTTTAACTTCTTTCCCATCTAATAAAACTTTTCCTTCAGTTGGATAATCTAAACCAGCTATAATTCTTAATAATGTTGTTTTTCCACAACCACTTGGCCCCATAACTGTTAAAAATTCATTCTCATAAACCTCTAAATTAATATTATCTAATGCTTTAACTCTATTCCCATTAAATTCAAAAATTTTTGTTAGATTTTCCACTTTTAGCTTTACCTTCATCCTATCCCTTTTTTTTACTTCATCATCTTTCTCCAAACAAAGTATTTATCTTCAATATATCTCAGTCCTCTATCTAACACAAGCCCAATCAATCCGATAATTATCATACAGGCAATAACAACGTCCATTCTACTTAATGAATAGGCATACATAATTAGGTATCCTAAACCAGCATTACTTGATGGTAGCATCTCAGCAGCGACAACACACATCCATGCTATACCTGCTCCAACTCTCAGCCCAGTTAAAATACTTGGGGATGATGCGGGGATAACAACCTTTATTAAGATATCTCTTCCTTTAGCTCCTAATGTTAAAGCTGCCTCAATTAATGGAGTAGGGACTCCTTTAACTCCCGATATTGTGTTTATTAATATTGGGAAGAATGCTCCAATGAATATGATAAATATCATTGACATCTCTCCTAATCCAAACCATGCCAATGATAGAGGAACCCAAGCTAATGGTGGAATTGGTCTTAACAGTTCTATTAATGTGTCACATAAGCTATTTACTGTTCTATAGTAGCCCATCAATATTCCTAAGGGTATTGCTACAGCTGAAGCTAATAAAAAACCACTTATGACTCTCTTTATACTAATTATTGTATTATCTATCAAACTCCCAGTTCCTAAAATTCCTTGAAATGGATGAATTAAAACATTAATAACTGCTTCAACCCTTGGGAGTATGACAGGGTTATTTATATATATTGCCAACAATTCCCAAATAACTACAGCCAAAGCTGGAAGGGATATTTTCAACACTAATTCTTTTGTATTTATTTTCACACTAATCCCCTTTTTATGGTTCATCACCTTTTATTAAATATCAATATAATTTGTTATCTTTTAAAATTAATAAAACTTTAAAAGCATTATGAGGTATTTAAATTTTGTTATTCCCAAAGTGTTCCATTTAAATAGCTAATAATTTTATCGTTAGTTTTATTGTATATTTTCCCAATTACTGCCTTAATTTTAACACCTTCCTCAGTATCAATCTTTTCAATATTTTTTATTGTTATAACCATTTTCATCTTTCTCATAAAATCTAAAAACTCATCAAAATCCTCTTCACTATCAAATATAAGCTCAAAGTCTTCAGAAACCCTCTCCCCACTGGCTACTTTATTAATTGTTTCAACCATTGGCAATAAAATTGCCTCTCCTAAATCTTTAGCCCTATTCTTTCTCTCTTCAAGAGTTTCTTTAAACTCATAACTCATAAATCCCTCTCTCACAACCCTACTGAATAAAAAGTCCATTCCTAAATCAAAGAAAAAGGTAAAGGCTGATTTTAAATCTTCACACTGAGTATAGTGAGTTGTGTATTTTATTGGTGAAACAGCCATATCTGGGTCTTTTAAAACAACCCCTTCTCTTCCTTCTTTGTTTAGCTTTTCAATGATTTCCCTTACATGTATATGAGCTTCATCTTTATCAACTACAGCCAGTGGCTTAACATAAGGCAAATTATATTTTTCACATAGGTTTATTCTCTCTTTTATTGGTAAGGATTTATTTGTCTCCCTCTCCTTTATGTCAAATATATAAAATCCAAGATTTTCAAAGCCCCTATCAACCTCTTTGTAATAGTAAGGTGTGTAAGGGTTGTTTATGCCAATCATTTCTCCACATAACATATACTCGCTATAGTCATCTAAAATCTCTAAGTTTAAGAATTTTTTAACTTTTTTTGTTGTAAATGGGCAGATGTAGCCACTTCTTGTTAAGGCATAAACCTCTCCATCTATTTTAACGATTCTTATATTATATCCGTTCAATTTCTCTTCAATAACAACCTTATCAATAAAATGTTTTTTTATTGTAGGATAGAGAGTTATAGCCCTGTATGTTTTTGGATACCCTCTAACAACATCAAGGTTGTCGTTTAAAAATATAACTGTCCCCTTCTCTATCCCTTTAAATTCTTTTTTAAATAGTAATGTTTTTATTTCTTTATATTCATCCTCTCTTAAAATTTTCCTACTAAATGCTTTATTTAAATCTTTTATGGATAAATTGAGTTTTTCTGCTATTTTATTTAAATCGTATGCTGAAACCTTCATCATTATCAACCTCATTGCAGAACCTAAGTTTTTATGGCTTCATGTATAACTTATAAATAACTTTAACTATAAACATGATATTATTATTTCTAATAAATTATGTAGTAAAGAAGTGGGATAAAAATGAAACGACTTAAACTACTGGGAGGGGTTATGTTATTTGCCATAGTGAGCTTGATGGTGTGTGGTTGTATGGTAGTGTTTCCAAAGAAATATCCTGACGTTCTATACAAAGAATATGATGTGATAAAGATTGAAAATAGGACAATAAATGGTGTAAAAACAGCTATAGTATATCAAGTAAAGACAGAAATTGGTGCGAGGAGTAGCCCATACAGCTTAGATGCCGATAGTAAAAAAGATATTGGAGCAATAACATATTATGTCTTTAAGAATACAGACGTTGATGAAGTACAGATTATATGCTACTATGCAGGAGGGGGAGGGCTTCAGCCATACTACAAATTTAAGATAAAGAGAAGAGATGCTGAGTTATCTGGACTTCTAAATGTTTCAGAAAAAGAACTACCTTCTGCAACATTATATTATATAGATAAGCTGATATCTTTGGGAGACCTTTGGATTAATGACAGATTGCCAGTAAATGGATAAACTATTAATGGGGGAGGGAAAATGGTTCGTGTAGTTCCTTTAACTGATGAAGAAAAAATGAGTATTGTTTCAGGATTGAGAAGTTCAGTTCCTGCTACAAAATTGGTGACATTGAGAAAGTTACAGGAGATTGCTGAAGTTAGACCAGAGGCAATTTTATACTTGGATACTTACGATAAAGTAACGTTGAATGAAATTATCACATTACTAAATCAGATAATTGAATACGACCCTGATGAGATTCTAAGAAGAGAAGCAATGATAACTCTTGAAAAAGTTAAGAAAGCTTTGGGAACTAAGTTTTCAACATTTGTTCCTCTCTGTAATTCATGTAAATCTCCAATTGATTTGGGATGGACTTACTGTACTAACTGTGGGGCTGAGATTAAAAATATGACATTTGAAGAAGAAGTAGAAAGATGTCCAAACTGTAATAATTATATTTCAGATTCTTGGAAATACTGTGCTCACTGTGGTGCAAAGCTAAAAGAAGAGGAGGAAGAGGTTTTAAGATGTCCAAACTGTAAAAGACCTGTACAACCCGAGTGGATCGTCTGTCCATACTGTGGCTATAGACTTAAAAGAAAACCATAAAATTAGATGTTTAATTTTCTTCTAACATTTTTCACAACTTTGCTATATAACGCTATATTATACTTGCTTCCTAACTTCCCATAGTGCCATCTTGTTTTCCATGGATTTTTTAGTAAGTTGGATTTTGCTTTTAACAGCTCGTCAGTTTTTATTTTCAATAAATTTAAGAACTCCTTTGGTGACAAATCATCTGGTTTTTCTATATTTAGCTCGCTAAACTTTATATAAGCGTTTCCAACTTCCCATATAAAATGGGCGTCACTCCCAAAAGCCATTGCAAAATCATATTTTTCAGCATATTCAAGAGCTTTTAAGTTTGGTTCTATACTCCTACATCTACTGTTGAATACTTCAACAACATGAACATACTTTAAAAACTCCCTCTCTTCTAATACGTTGAATTTTGCTAAACTTCTTCTTCTATTTAAATCAAAGGGATGTGGAAGGTAGATTAAAGCTCCCTGCTCTCTAACTCTATCTAATGCTTCATATAAATCCAAATTTGCTGGTATTTCTTCAGTTAGGAATAGACCAATAAATTCTCCACTATTTGTTGCTATCTCCTCCCCAGGTATTGCAAAATTTAGTTTAGTTAGTTTATTATGGTCACAAATCGCTGGGACAATATTTTTCTTTATACAAAATTTTTCTAAAAGACCTTTTGGATTTAAAGAACATTTGCTTACTATAGAATGAACGTGTAAATCCACTTTCATTGATGTCCCCGATACTATTTATAAGAATTTTTAGAATTTTAAGATTCATTAAGACAATCATTAATTTAAGTTTTACTAACATAAATTATTAACAGTTTTATGATCTGGTGATAATTATGAAAAAAATTGGCATACTCGAAATAGTTGTTATATTGTCTATATTAATAACTTCTGTATCCTTGGCATATAAATTTTATAGTAATAATGGAAATGATTATGAGTTTGATGGAAACCAGATGTATAAATGTGCATGGGTATGTGAGAAAATTTTGAATAAAAATTTTCCTTTAAATGCCACTATTATTGGAAAATGGACGCTATCTAAAAAACCTTTCAATGGAGAGGTTAAGATATACGATGCAAAAGGGGGAACGTTATATGCAATATATAATGGAACACCAATAACTATTGGTGGAGAATTGGCTTATCAGGAAGATATAGCTGCAAAAAAAATAATATTGCATCCTATTGGAAAGTCAATAATATTTTATGAATTAAACCCAATAGAAGGAAAGTCATTCAGAGATATTGCAAATGAAATAGAAAACACAACAAAAAACTTTAATGGGTTGAATATTGTTGATGTTATAGTTGAGGGTAGTATGGGAGTTGATTCAAAAACATATACGCCAGTTGAAAGACAAAAGATTATGAATAATCTTGATGTTGATATTAAAAAAGGTTTAGGCCTATATTTTGTTGATTATGGAATTATAATTAATGGAAAAATTCATTTGAATACATTAAAAAATCTTGATAACTATATAAACTCTTCAAATATCTCAACATCAAAATTAACTATCTATGTTGTTGTAAATAATTCAATAGATGAGATACCCAATAAAATAAAGGAAAACTATGCTATTATTACATTGGGATAATATGGGGAAGATTGAGCTTCATCATGTATTTGTTATGTTATCTTGCATTTATTTAATATTTTCAGACATTTCAATAAATTCAGCAGTAGTTTTTTTATTTTCATCAATATTCTTTTATATATCTTTTACTGCTGGTAAAAGGTTATATTATTTAATTGGCATAGATAAAGAGAATTTAAAAATAAACTTAAAGAAGCATTATAATTTTGGAATTTTTTTAATGATAGTTGGATTGATAGCAGTAACCTCTGACTTAATTTGGGTTAAAGATGTTCCTTTATTTAATCCATTGTCAAGAAAATTTTTAAATGTTTATTTTACAACATTATCTCATCTCTTTTTGGTAGGTTGGGCAATTGTAGTAGCTTCTTCCAATATTGATAAGAAAAAAATCTTGTTATATACAATTATATTTTCAATACTAATCATGCTCCTTGGATATAGGACAAATGTATTAGTTTTGTTAATTTCTGTTGGAGCAATTCTGTATTATAAAAATAAAATATCTAACAGAGAGATTTTAAAATACGGAATTCTTGTCTTTGTTATTTTATTGGGGTTGTCAATATTAAGATTGTATGCTTTGGGGGTTGAAGGAAATCCAATCACATCAAGAATATCTTTAACTATGAGTATCTATGACATAATATTCAACAACTTTAATGGTGTTTTTAATGGTTATATTCATTATTCGGCAGTGTTTTCATATCTTGGACTATGCAATGGAGCGAGAACCGTTATAGCTAAAACATTAGGGATTTATAATGTGAGTATAACACCAACAATAGTTGGGGCAGTTATTGGAGATTATGGGACTTTGGCTATAATCCCATACTTTGGGATATTAGGGATATTTTTAGGGTTCTTTTATAAATTGGCAAAAGATGTTAAAGGGATTTATTTAGGGATTTATGGAATATTGTTTGCCTATACGCTTATAGGAATTGAAAGTGGGATTTTGGATATAGATGTAATCCTCTATTATTTCTTTGGGTTGATACTATGCATATATGCAATATTATTGAGAAAATTAAAAAGATAGATTTGTTTCATCCGGTATCTATTGTTATAATTGGGCATTTAATGATTTTTATATTAGCTTTTCCATATTTGGATGATATTGGATTATATTCTTTGTTTAAAATTTTAGGAGTTTTATCAATTTTTATTGTAGGGTTTTTTTTACCATTTATTTTTCCTATGCAAATTAAATTTAATAGGCATATTTTGTATCTTTCATTTCTTCTACTATCTTTTTTATCAATATTTGGGGCTTTTAAAATTACGCATTCGCTGTTTTTATCTATAGCTTATTTGCTATTTATTCTTATAATTGCAGAACTTTTCGTAAAATTTTATAAAAAAAAGATATTTGTTGATATCTTATTTTCTATTGGAATTATTGCTTTTCTTTTAATAGTTTTGATTTACGGGGCTATTCCTCTATTTAATTATGAGGTAAGGATGACTATTAATTCAGAACCGTTAAGATTAATATCCATGGGGGCTTTAATTTATGCAGGTATTGAAAATAAAGTTTATTTTATAATTGCGTTTATGATTTTGGTTTTATTGGGATATAAAGCAGGAGTTTTAATGCTTTTTA
It encodes the following:
- a CDS encoding carbohydrate kinase family protein, which codes for MEKITCVGHTALDYIFNVEKFPEPNTSIQIPSARKYYGGAAANTAVGIKKLGVNSELLSCVGYDFKNSGYERYLKNLDINISKLYYSEEEETPKAWIFTDKDNNQITFFLWGAAKHYKELNPPNFNTEIVHIATGDPEFNLKCAKKAYGNNLVSFDPGQDLPQYSKEMLLEIIEHTNFLFMNKHEFERASNLLNFEIDDYLERVDALIVTKGSKGSVIYTKDKKIEIPCIKAGKVIDPTGAGDSYRAGFLSAYVKGYDLEKCGLIGAATASFVVEAKGCQTNLPTWDKVVERLEKHRI
- the nadA gene encoding quinolinate synthase, translating into MDIVERINKLKEEKNAVILAHNYQPKEIQKIADFLGDSLELCIKAKETDADIIVFCGVDFMGESAKILNPEKKVLMPEIEGTQCPMAHQLPPEIIKKYRELYPEAPLVVYVNTTAETKALADITCTSANADRVVNSLDADTVLFGPDNNLAYYVQKRTDKKVIAIPEGGGCYVHKKFTIDDLKRVKSKYPNAKVLIHPECSPELQDNADYIASTSGILRIVLESDDEEFIIGTEVGMINRLEIELEKLGKKKTLIPLRKDAICHEMKRITLEKIEKCLLEERYEIKLEKEIIEKAQKAIERMLRI
- the mptD gene encoding dihydroneopterin aldolase, which gives rise to MRVEETEVFKKYFKNLTDRERAVFEGGITLGALFHQFVGTPVSKYNKESLERAIEEAMKNQPCVYDIKVKIRNVGEKYVSLDGKMLDVDLKIKINKTVAHLKLEYIPEIDYPLMYVKKFEE
- a CDS encoding MinD/ParA family ATP-binding protein, with the translated sequence MKIGFYNIQGGTGKTTVAANFAYILSQSVKTILIDCDIYGGTTAVLFGLEDKEHNLNTYLAGDSAIEDIIYHYDDLAIIHTDVSSKVFGYKSDLNRFETLVKELEEEYDVIIYDFPPNITEDNPLIGYVGEFELVNKVVVVGEDSIPSIVNSLKTIELITDLGIGLTGIIVNKYRGLTDISEIIDDVIGVLPYDQNVERQWVESTPIVKIKTKFTKEMTALANEIASIYLEKDLASLRALRLAKAISELTEVEKSEKDFEDYLE
- the hisF gene encoding imidazole glycerol phosphate synthase subunit HisF — encoded protein: MLTKRIIPCLDIKDGRVVKGTKFLNLRDAGDPVELAQYYDDEGADELVFLDITASAEKRDIIIDVVERTAEKVFIPLTVGGGIKSIEDFRRILRAGADKVSINTAAVKNPNLIKEASEIFGSQCVVVAIDAKRHYVNEDEIDKINKNVVKVEDGYCWFEVYIYGGRKETGIDAINWAKKVEELGAGEILLTSIDKDGTKSGYDLILTKEISKSVKLPVIASGGCGKPEHVYEAFVYGKADAALMAGILHYREYTIEEIKKYCADRGIPMRLL
- a CDS encoding ABC transporter ATP-binding protein; translation: MKVKLKVENLTKIFEFNGNRVKALDNINLEVYENEFLTVMGPSGCGKTTLLRIIAGLDYPTEGKVLLDGKEVKGPGADRGVVFQQYTLMPWRTVLKNVTFGLELKGIPKNERIEIAKKFIKMVGLEGFEDAYPYQLSGGMQQRVAIARTLANDPEIVLMDEPFAALDAQTRNILQNELLKIWQKEKKTVFFVTHSVDEAVYLSDRVVVLTARPGRIKEIVKIDLERPRDRTSIEFLEYRKKILNILKDEVLKSLK
- a CDS encoding ABC transporter permease, translating into MNHKKGISVKINTKELVLKISLPALAVVIWELLAIYINNPVILPRVEAVINVLIHPFQGILGTGSLIDNTIISIKRVISGFLLASAVAIPLGILMGYYRTVNSLCDTLIELLRPIPPLAWVPLSLAWFGLGEMSMIFIIFIGAFFPILINTISGVKGVPTPLIEAALTLGAKGRDILIKVVIPASSPSILTGLRVGAGIAWMCVVAAEMLPSSNAGLGYLIMYAYSLSRMDVVIACMIIIGLIGLVLDRGLRYIEDKYFVWRKMMK
- a CDS encoding RNA ligase, with translation MKVSAYDLNKIAEKLNLSIKDLNKAFSRKILREDEYKEIKTLLFKKEFKGIEKGTVIFLNDNLDVVRGYPKTYRAITLYPTIKKHFIDKVVIEEKLNGYNIRIVKIDGEVYALTRSGYICPFTTKKVKKFLNLEILDDYSEYMLCGEMIGINNPYTPYYYKEVDRGFENLGFYIFDIKERETNKSLPIKERINLCEKYNLPYVKPLAVVDKDEAHIHVREIIEKLNKEGREGVVLKDPDMAVSPIKYTTHYTQCEDLKSAFTFFFDLGMDFLFSRVVREGFMSYEFKETLEERKNRAKDLGEAILLPMVETINKVASGERVSEDFELIFDSEEDFDEFLDFMRKMKMVITIKNIEKIDTEEGVKIKAVIGKIYNKTNDKIISYLNGTLWE
- a CDS encoding zinc ribbon domain-containing protein, with amino-acid sequence MVRVVPLTDEEKMSIVSGLRSSVPATKLVTLRKLQEIAEVRPEAILYLDTYDKVTLNEIITLLNQIIEYDPDEILRREAMITLEKVKKALGTKFSTFVPLCNSCKSPIDLGWTYCTNCGAEIKNMTFEEEVERCPNCNNYISDSWKYCAHCGAKLKEEEEEVLRCPNCKRPVQPEWIVCPYCGYRLKRKP